A region of the Pseudoprevotella muciniphila genome:
ATGAAGGAGGGTCGAAAGCGCTTGGCGCATACTTTTCAAACAACAACAAGCCATATTTTGGTGCAGTTGATGTTACAATTAACAATGACAGCATTGACTTAAACGGAATTGGCGACATGCCAACGATTCTGACTATTGTTGGTGAGGCTGATGCCTACACATTTGCACTTCAGGATAATGAGCAAACTGTATATCTTTCATGCCCGACCGACAATAATTATCTTTCAGAAAGTTCATCTGCCACCGACACAAAATCACAATGGACCATCACGATTGGAGAAACTACAACTATTAAAAACAATAGTCTTACTTCAAGATATATCAACTACAACACATCCAGTCCGAGATTTGCTACCTACAAGGCAAGTAGCAACCAAAAGGCGGTTTGTCTTTACAAGGAAGTTCTTGAAGAAAGTGCGCCCTCAACCCTTACAGTCTTATTAGGCGATGTCAACCTTGATGGAGATGTTAATGTTGAAGATGTTACAACACTCGTTAATTACATACTGGGCAGCATGGTTGCAACATTCTCCGAACCTGCTGCAGACTTTGATGAGAACGACACGATCAATGTGAGCGACGTTGTAGATTTAGTCAACAGAATTCTAAACGGCAACACGAGTGAAACAAAGGAAATAACTACCAATTAGCATTGGCAATTAATTAAAGAACACTCCTATAGAAATGGGGAATGTCCGACCTTAACGAGGCATTCCCCATTTTCGCAAAAAAAATGCGACCTTTTCAGATTGCATTTTCATTTGAGCCGAGACGGGGACTCGAACCCCGGACCTACTCATTACGAATGAGTCGCTCTACCAACTGAGCTATTTCGGCAACTTTTGTTCAAAAGTGGTGCAAAGATAATTAGTTTTTGATAATTGGCAATAAATTTAGAAGAATTTATTCCTGTTTCATTCTATTTAATATCTATTAGTTTGTGCATCTGCAAAGAAAGACGCCACAGAGGGTTTGACTTGCAGAAGGATACACAATCTTCAATTATTTTCTGGTTCTTCGCAGATATTCCGGTATCGCATGGCTGAAGGAATAAGTGTTTGGGGAATGTAAAATTGCTCTCTTCAAGTGTTTTTATAAGTCTCTTTATCTGTTCGTCATTTTGGTACACTAATTTCAGTTCATCACACTTATTTTGCTGGATTTGCGCGTTTTGTGCCTGCCCTAATTTTGGTGAAAGCGTTATCCAATCCACTTTTTCTTCAACAAGACGTGTGCCATTTGTTTCTATTGCGACAAAACGTTGCTTATCATGCAGAGCCTTTATCAGGTGGCTGTCAATAAATAAGGACGGCTCTCCTCCTGTAAGTACCACATGCAGAGCGGGATACTGGCATACAACCGATACAATCTCCTCTACAGACATTTCTTTGCCTTCTTCATGAAGCGTGTCGCAAAAAGGGCACTTCAAGTTGCATCCGGAAAACCTCACGAAGACGGCGGGGACACCACTGAAGTACCCCTCGCCTTGCAATGAATAGAAAATCTCGTTGATTTTCAAGATTTTGAAATTTTAGATATTTTCTTCTAAAGAATAGATTGCAATGTTTCCTTCTGATTCTTTGAAGGCAACTTTGTAACAATTCGGAATCTGTTCACAAATCCATCTTGCCACATTTTCAGCCGTAGGATTGAAACTGAAAATATCATTAAAGCAAACATGGTCGAGACGTTTTACGACTTGCTTTACGTGCATAAAATCGACAACCATTCCGTTCTCGTCCAGTTTTTCTGCTTTGCAATAAACAGTTACGATGGCATTATGTCCATGCATATTAGTACACTTGCTTTCGTATTGTAACGACAAGCGATGCGCGTATGAAATTTCTATAGATTTCTCGAGGTAAAACATTCCTTTATTTTAAGATTTTTGCAGTAAACACTTTATTTACGACAGATTTCAAGTTTTCTATTTCATTTTTACGAATTTCGATGGCCAAAATTGTATTTACCGCATCGTATTCTCTTGATACTATCTCAGCCCCTGCGTTTTTAGATAGCCGCATTATCACATCAACATCTGCGTAAGGCACTGCTACTTTCAGCCTCTCTTTTATAATTCTTTCCTCAATCTCGGCAGCGTTCAGTGCTTCCTTTGCAGCAATCTTATATGCAGAGAAAAGACCTCCTGTCCCGAGTTTGACACCTCCGAAATACCTAACGACAACTACGAGCGTATCAGTCAGGTCCATTGAGGTTATCTGTCCCAGGATGGGCTTTCCTGCACTTCCTGAAGGTTCACCATCATCGTTGGCTCGTGTTGCCGATTTCTCTGGTCCCAGAACATATGCATAGCATACATGCCGTGCGTCGTAGTACTTCTTTCTGAATTGTGCTATTGTATCCTTGACATCGTCTTCATTCTCAACATGCAAAGCAAACGAGAGAAAACGGCTTCTTTTTTCTGTATAATTGCCTTCACCACGTTGAGCGATAGTCAGATATGCATCCATTGATGGAGGTGATGAGAAATTTATGCTTCAAAATAGTAGAGGAAAGTAGCAATACCATCGAGTGCATGCTTCTTTTCTCCTTGTATTTCGAGACAGAATTTCAATTCTACCTTCGTAATACCTCTCAAGTCAGCAATACTCTGAAGGTCGACGACCATTCTGACACTTTGGCCTGAGAGCACTGGTTTTCCAAACTTAAGTTTGTCCATGCCATAATTAACCATCATTTTGAGGTTGTTGACTTTTGCTATTTGTTCCCAAAGGCATGGCAGAAGCGACACACTGAGATATCCATGTGCTATGGTTTGTCCAAAAGGTCCTTCTTTTGCTCTTTCCACATCCACATGTATCCACTGATGGTCGTTTGTGGCATCAGCAAACTTATTTATGCGGTCTTGATCAACGAGAATCCAATCAGACTCTCCTATTCTATTTCCTAAAAACTGTTCGAACTCCTTATGAGAGTTAATTACCACTTTACTCATGGTCTAAGAAATTATTTTATTGTTTATTACTTTTCTTAACAACGTTGGACGTTCTTTGTTTACCATTCAACGCAGTATTGTCATCTTTTCTTATAGGCTTGTTACCTGCCTTTGCTATGATTTGTTCCTTCTTTTTGTTGAGTTGCAACGAAACTATTTCCAGATTTGTATTCATCTTACAATCTGCGTCATAATCCACATATTTCATCCCTCCGTAGTTATCTGCCAAGAATTGTTCTATAGTGAATTTGAGGTTATAGTTGTCGTCTATTTTCTCGATTGGTGAGAAATTATCTATTTTTATTCCGCAGGAATCGCTCTTAGAAGGCAGGATGCCTGCCATACCTCCCTCAAGGTCATCTCTCTTCAGTGTTGTTCTGCCCAGAAAGTCCGTCATTTCTTCTGCTACATATTGTTTCATTGCAGCCACATTTCTGTTTTCGAGATTTTGGAAAAACAGATATATAACATTCTCATAATCGAAGGCTGTATTGTTTTCTTTAATAAAATTCTGCTGTGCAAGTTTCATCTCCTCAGGAATTTCTTTTTTATGCTTTCCTTTGGGATGTTGGTCAAGATACGTTTTATAACTTCTGTTTGTATTTTCTTTTTTTGCAACTATCCAATCCAAAGAATCCAATTTTGCTTCTACCAAATTAGCAAAGCAAGCATCATTGAATCTGTTTTGGAATGCTCTGAAATCGTTGGGGTTTGATGAATTTTTTATGCTTTCCCACTCTTTGACTTCCACTTTCACTTGCTCCAATCGAGCGCTTACTTCGCGGCTGTGCCTGCTTTTGGGGAAATCCTCGAGAAAGTCTTCGTAATCCTCAACATTTCGGCTGTTTTTCAGAGCGTCATACCTACTCTTTTCGTTCTCATCTCTTGTTGACGATTTATATGTGATATAAGAGATTGCTATAATTGCAGTTAAAAGTAAGACTACTCCTAAAATGAATGTTTTGCTTATTCGCTTTTTTTTGTTCTTCACCTGTTGGCTGTCTTGCACATTGTCAGTTGAATTCGAACTGTTATTTTTCGATGTTTTATTTTCCATTTTGCTCCCTCTATCTTATTTTTCTGCAAAAATACGTATTGAAGACAAAATTTCAAAATAATTAACAGTTGAAAAACAATGGTGATTGTAAACAAATGATTATTTTTGCAAGAATAAATGAATAAACATAGCAATTAATTGTCTGTAATAATTATGAAAAGTTATATTCTTTCTCTTGTTTTCTGCATACTCTCAGTTTTGGGAGTCAATGCTCAAAAAGTGGCATGTGCCACAAACGTGATACAAATAGTAAACGGAAAAGGCGTTGCGAGCCAGAAGTCCATTAAGAATTCCGGTCTTTCACTTCTCAAGAAGTCAGGTGGTCATTACATTTATGGAAACAATGTTGAGATTGTCAATAATGTCGTAAAACCCCTCAACAACCATGCCTGCTACCTTAATATCTCGAATACAAAAACCCTGTCGGCTGTAATTTACTTCAAAAACAAGGTTGACGCCAATAAGTTTTGGAACGAACTGATGTCTCAGAGTTACATACCTTGCAAAGGTAGTGTTAATCTTTACGAGAAAGTACATAATAATGTTGTTTACCATGTTGTGCAAAAGCCAGTTTACAAGAATGGCTGGCACACTATCAATCTTAATGCTAAACGTCCTGTGCAAAATGACAAACAGGCAACGAAAGAGCCCACCAATCCTGGTAAGAATGAGCCCATTTCAACAACAAAAACAAATGGCAAAAAAGATAATTCTACACAGAAAAAACCAAGCGTTCAGGGTGCAAAGAGCACTCAGGGTAATTCAAGGAAGACGCCCCCTATGAAATCTACAAAGCCCACACTAGACACGAATACTAACGAAACAAAATCTACAAACAAAAAAGTAGAGAACAACACGACTAAACGACCTATGCGACTGACTCCAGAGTCACCAAGAAAGGATTAAATAATCTTCTATGAACTCAAATGATTTTTAACCAGTTATACCTATAACGAACTTGCCGCATATATAATCATAAAACTACTATAAGATATAAGAATAAAAGATATAAA
Encoded here:
- a CDS encoding 7-carboxy-7-deazaguanine synthase QueE encodes the protein MLKINEIFYSLQGEGYFSGVPAVFVRFSGCNLKCPFCDTLHEEGKEMSVEEIVSVVCQYPALHVVLTGGEPSLFIDSHLIKALHDKQRFVAIETNGTRLVEEKVDWITLSPKLGQAQNAQIQQNKCDELKLVYQNDEQIKRLIKTLEESNFTFPKHLFLQPCDTGISAKNQKIIEDCVSFCKSNPLWRLSLQMHKLIDIK
- a CDS encoding 6-pyruvoyl trahydropterin synthase family protein, whose amino-acid sequence is MFYLEKSIEISYAHRLSLQYESKCTNMHGHNAIVTVYCKAEKLDENGMVVDFMHVKQVVKRLDHVCFNDIFSFNPTAENVARWICEQIPNCYKVAFKESEGNIAIYSLEENI
- a CDS encoding YigZ family protein, which produces MDAYLTIAQRGEGNYTEKRSRFLSFALHVENEDDVKDTIAQFRKKYYDARHVCYAYVLGPEKSATRANDDGEPSGSAGKPILGQITSMDLTDTLVVVVRYFGGVKLGTGGLFSAYKIAAKEALNAAEIEERIIKERLKVAVPYADVDVIMRLSKNAGAEIVSREYDAVNTILAIEIRKNEIENLKSVVNKVFTAKILK
- a CDS encoding MaoC family dehydratase, which produces MSKVVINSHKEFEQFLGNRIGESDWILVDQDRINKFADATNDHQWIHVDVERAKEGPFGQTIAHGYLSVSLLPCLWEQIAKVNNLKMMVNYGMDKLKFGKPVLSGQSVRMVVDLQSIADLRGITKVELKFCLEIQGEKKHALDGIATFLYYFEA